The following nucleotide sequence is from Saimiri boliviensis isolate mSaiBol1 chromosome 6, mSaiBol1.pri, whole genome shotgun sequence.
AATTTCCCCAAACAGGTAATATACTTAAGGTGATATATCCCAAGTGTATCAAACCTGGCATAAACATAGTTTTATTGCATAGTGAAAATTGCCTAGATTCCCTACCTATTGGTGAAGTATGCATCAATGGACAATATTTGTCCAGGGTCACAGATACAGAAATATTTGTCAGTTTCATCAAGGAAATTTTCAGTAGTTAAGTAACTGGGATTTAAGTCAGTTACATCAAGGAAACTCAATTATTAAGCAACTGGTTGTTGCTAAACAGAGCTTGGCGTTTTTATATACATGACATAATTTAAAACAAGACGATTGTGAAGTGTATAGTAATATTCTCTTTGCAAAGTAATGGAACTAAAGATCCAAGACTATATATAACTTGCTTAAGGTGCCATACACCACAAGGGGCAGAGCTAGAAACTGACAGAAGGCCATATTTTCACATACTGCTTTTCTTCACATGCTATACGAGCACTTGTGTCcttctctaattttatttctatctttcatATATCTatgttttttgaaatagaaacTTCGTTTCTGGTTTGGGTCTCTTtctaaacaaaaatattcttattcATGTCCAATGCCTAGTTCAGATGTCAGAACTTGAGAATTCATACTCAATTCTAGTAAAACCTATCATATGACAGTCCACTGAGATAATTCACATGTGACATCAATAATGTATACCTATAAAGGGTAAAACATAATAGGGTGGTTGACTAAGCATATGGTTTTTCTTATTGTATGTTCAACTCCTTACAAATTGACTatcttgaagaaaaaataaattattctgaaaaataactttATCCTCAAATTAAAGTAACTGTGAGAGTTGATATGTCTAAGATATCTTCCCCTATCCTTGTATCATGTATTTCATTCATAGCCAAGGGAACATTTTTTATAATGCTGATCTGTTAGTTAAATCTAATTTCCTAGTTCACTCTATGTTAGTCACTAAAATTTCTGTGTCCCCAACTCTTCGGTTCATGTAATTAATACTCAGTCCCTAAAAAAATAATACTTGGTTTCTTATGGTTTCAAGCAGTTCGTTAGGATtgaaatgtgtctgtgtgtgtagaaTATGAATATTGGAAACATCTGCAAAATATGcaggatatttatttattacacaaaTATAGCCACTTTTCCAGTTGTCTACTCCCATTATATACCTAGTCACTCTCTAACCctccatttaaattattttaaataggatgTGATCCTTTAACTCAGGAAAAGGAGCAAGTGTGAATAAAAAGAATTAAGGATTAGTCCACATTTTATGGCCTGGTTAAGTGAATAGAGATCTCATTTACTAAGAATAGAAACGAAGGGACAGAAGTAGATATAATAGTGTTGGACTAGAGAGAGTAAAAATCAAGGGAGGTCTTCCGATGAGCTTTCAACACCATTATAAACAACCTTGTACATATCTCCTTGAGTACATTGGAGAAtagtttctttttagttttttaattttgtggggtAAATATTAAGTGCATATATTTACAGGCTacataagaaataattatatggAGAATcgggtatccattccctcaagcatttatcttttgtgttacaaacaatccaattggactcattattttaaaatgtacaattaagttaatCATTGACTATATAGTCACCTTTTTGTGCTATTAAATAGTATGTCTTATTCAtcgtttctattttttgtacccattaaccatccccacctccccaccagccACCCTCCACtactcctcccagcctctggtaatcatccttctattctcttatctccatgagttcaattgttttgttttttaactcccacaaataagtgagaacatgcaatgcttcctctttctgtgcctggataatttcacttaacatagtgatctccagttctattcatgttgttgcaaatgacaggatctcattcttttctgtggcggaatagtactccactgtgtatatgtaccacattttcttttttatttatttctttttttttttttgccttttatataATTCAGTGGTACTTAGTTTATTCACgcttgtgcaatcatcaccactatgTAATTTAAGAACATTTGTATCACTCCAAAAAGCCCTGTATCCATTAGCAGTCGCTTCCTGTCTTTCAACTCCAACCTCCTGTCAGCCCCTGGCAAATATGAAATCTTCCCATGCCTATGGATTTTCCTATTGTGGACATTTTATATGAATGGGATCTTATAACaggtggtcttttgtgactggcttcttcaacttaacataatgtttttagGATTTATCCATTTTGTAACATGcatcagaattttattcttttaaaggttgaataatactccattgcaTGGAGTATCACATTtcgttagtcaggcatggtgtgGTGTTAGTTAGtcatgcacacctgtggtcccagctacttgcaaagctgaagcaggaacatcacttgagccctggagctcaaagctgcagtgagctgtgactgtagcactgcactccagcctgggtgacagagtgagacattgtacCTATTAAAAGAAACATTAGGAGACCAGGGTGGGCAAATTGCTCGAGACCGGGAGTTTGAGACGtgcctagacaacatggtaaaacctcatctctacaaaaaatttgaaaatcaacccaatatggtgatgtatgcctgtagtccccgctactcaggaggctgacgcaggaagatcactggaagccaggaggttgaggctgcagttaacttttcaaaaaacaaacttttcattttgttgatcgtttgtggtgttttcttcatttctatttcatttatttctgttttaattattattatttcttttcttctactaatttacCATTTggtttgctcttccttttctagttccttaagagTAATTgctagattgtttatttgaagcttttttctctttttgatgtaggcacttacagCCATAAACTTCCTTCTTAATAGTGCTTTTGCTATATCTCATAAATTTTGGTGTGctatgtttccattatcatttgtttcaagaaatttctcaatttctttcttaatttcttcattgacccactgatCACTCAGAAGcatattgcttaatttccatgtatttgtatagtttccaaaattcctcttgaattaatttctagtttcattccactGTGGTTGGAGAAGCCCACAGTGTTCTACCCATTTCCACCTTGATATAATCCCAGAGACTGACCTATGTGGACTGCATCAACAGACTCCCTTGTCTCTGATTTCTGGGAGACACTGgcagaggagactgaggcttaggTACTTTGACTCTTCTGCTTCTGGGTCACCTGGGTTGTCTGTGACCCTCCACCAAATGCCATAGCTCCTGACAGGTAGTCCTCTCATTACAGCTCTCCAGGTTCTAGTAACTGCCCACACCTTTTGCCCTTCCAGGTTTTCAGCAGATCACGATCCCAGAGGTATGGCATTACCTTTGAAGCCTTTCCTAAGCTCTGCCCACAATTTTACAGTCTCTTTATTAAATTCTCTTCAGTTATCCAGACTATTCAGCTATaacgtattttattttactttctggaAAAGGAAGGATGATTCAGAGGATAGAACCAAAAGCCCAGAGGGCAGAGCCAAGAGAGAAAGAACCTATTTAACAGGGAGCATGTCTGGGCCATGATCAAAAAAATAGCAATTTGTATCCAGTTGAATTTTGTAAATGTTATGGGACAGTGATTGCTGTGTGACTCCTGTATTCCCCATTTATAAACAAAAGTGTTTACTAAAGTTTTCTTACCCCTGTATCAACAGTATCTGTTAGGTGTGTAGGGAGTAGATGACTTGTCTCTTTAGTTCATGTCTTCAAGTCAAATTACAACAGAtaacttctttcaaaaaatataacttaaaaagaattttcagtagattgtgtatttttaaaatataaaaatgcttgatttttaattaaaatttaacttaattttatagAGGTAATTTAATATGTGCCTCTGATTTACTATTTGGTAGCTGAAAATTCACCCACTACTAACAAAAGCTCCATGCTGGTAATAATATATGACTAGCTATATTTCGGacattcaatttctttttattattttatttatggaaCATTGCTGCATCAACCATTATTAAAAGAACAGACAtcactagaaaatattttaagctctCTCCTCAGAGCCCCTTTAATCTCCTTGTTCCTGAGGCTGTAGATCAGGGGGTTCAACATGGGAATCACCACCATGTAGAATACAGATACCACCTTGTTCTGGTCAGTTGAGTAGCTGGACTTGGGCATCACATAAATGAAAGTAATGGTCCCATAGAACAGAGTGACCGCTGTGAGGTGGGAGGTGCAGGTGGAGAAGGCTTTGTGGCGCCCCTCGGTGGAACACATCTTCAGGATGGTGATGAGGATGTAGATGTAGGAGACGGCTATGATGCACACAGTGACCACAATGATGGAGCCAGCAGAAAATGAGGGAATGACTGCAGGAATATTGGTATCGGAACAGGAGAGTTCAAGTAAAGGagtaaaatcacagaaaaaatgaTTGACTTGATTTGATCcacagaagaataaagaaaggaaggaaaaggtagAGGAGGAAGCATTAAGAAAGCCACCGATATAAGCCACTATGAGTAGCTGGACACAGACTTGTGTGGACATTTTGTTTGAATAAAGCAGTGGGTTGCAAATTGCCACAAAGCGGTCATAGGCCATGGCAGCAAGAAGGAAGCATTCGACTCTCCCAAAGAAAAATGCTGAACTAAGCTGGATAGCACATCCAAAGTAAGAGATTGTATTTCTCTCCACCAGGAAGTTTACAAGCACGTTGGGTGTGACAGAAGATGAATAGCCCATGTCAGCAAAAGCCAAATGGCTCAGAAAAAAAGTACATAGGATGATGGAGCTGAGAAGAGATTCTGATAAGAATGATTGTGCTGAGATTGCCAGATATGGTCACCAGGTAGATGCATAGGATGATCATGAAGAGGATGACTCGGAGGATTGGATCATCTGTTAAGCCCAGTAAGATGAACTCTGTCACAGCAGTGTGATTCCCATCCTCCAGGGAGTCCATGAGACAAAGTAGCTGCTGCCAAAATGAATCTGTGATGAGAATGgcacattaaagaaataaaaacttgttGGTTTCATTTTCATTGGAAGTCATTATGAAGACATTCAAGCATCAGTACATTTTTCACATCAAATAAtgagtctgtttttaaaattatttttagcacaAACACCAGAAAACTTCTTccaaataatgactttttcttactattttatattgtttccaaaaatgcacttaaaatgtctttaaacccaaagaataaaaatataagacagtTGAGAATAACAAAAAGGACTGTTacgtatataaaaatatatatacacatagagtTTTGTTTATTAGACTTGagtaacagctaacatttatta
It contains:
- the LOC101038060 gene encoding LOW QUALITY PROTEIN: olfactory receptor 5P76-like (The sequence of the model RefSeq protein was modified relative to this genomic sequence to represent the inferred CDS: deleted 1 base in 1 codon) translates to MDSLEDGNHTAVTEFILLGLTDDPILRVILFMIILCIYLVTISGNLSTIILIRISSQLHHPMYFFLSHLAFADMGYSSSVTPNVLVNFLVERNTISYFGCAIQLSSAFFFGRVECFLLAAMAYDRFVAICNPLLYSNKMSTQVCVQLLIVAYIGGFLNASSSTFSFLSLFFCGSNQVNHFFCDFTPLLELSCSDTNIPAVIPSFSAGSIIVVTVCIIAVSYIYILITILKMCSTEGRHKAFSTCTSHLTAVTLFYGTITFIYVMPKSSYSTDQNKVVSVFYMVVIPMLNPLIYSLRNKEIKGALRRELKIFSSDVCSFNNG